The following proteins are encoded in a genomic region of Chloracidobacterium sp.:
- a CDS encoding PilZ domain-containing protein → MSIPQRQYIRFSLDLRVRIYDNYGQRREAGLTQVSIGGCFIDWDDEILVGDEFRMEMPLPDGNFLPLACKAIYRFEDMGIGIKFLDISQFEQQFISKIIEKRLEDEGVPLQIDPFNVPPRFINEEPSPRVIDIRQKRDLILERIMSSDGS, encoded by the coding sequence ATGTCGATACCGCAACGCCAGTACATTCGCTTTTCGCTCGACCTGCGGGTGCGGATCTACGACAATTACGGGCAGCGGCGTGAAGCGGGCCTTACGCAAGTGAGTATCGGCGGATGTTTCATTGACTGGGACGACGAAATTCTCGTCGGCGACGAATTTCGAATGGAGATGCCGCTTCCGGACGGCAATTTCCTGCCGCTCGCCTGTAAGGCGATATATCGGTTCGAGGATATGGGCATCGGCATAAAGTTCCTCGATATCTCGCAGTTCGAACAGCAGTTCATTTCAAAGATCATCGAAAAGCGCCTCGAGGATGAAGGCGTGCCGCTGCAGATCGATCCTTTTAACGTACCGCCGCGATTTATAAATGAAGAACCGTCGCCGCGCGTCATCGACATCAGACAAAAACGCGATCTGATCTTGGAACGGATAATGAGCTCCGACGGTTCCTAG